The following are encoded in a window of Solidesulfovibrio magneticus RS-1 genomic DNA:
- a CDS encoding siroheme decarboxylase subunit beta, which yields MAHASGITELTDLDREILKRVQDNLPDTATPYADIAAAVGTTEEHVVDLLSRMVDTGEIRRFGATLKHQKAGYGANVMVAWFVPEEDVDRVGAIMAKRQEISHCYHRVTCLDWPYNLYTMIHGRSPEDCQAVVAAVSAETGLDDYAMLFSLKELKKVSMRYF from the coding sequence ATGGCCCATGCATCGGGCATCACCGAACTGACCGACCTCGATCGTGAAATCTTAAAGCGCGTGCAGGACAACCTGCCCGACACGGCCACGCCCTACGCCGACATCGCCGCCGCCGTGGGAACCACCGAGGAGCATGTCGTGGACCTGCTCTCGCGTATGGTCGACACCGGCGAAATCCGTCGCTTCGGAGCCACCCTCAAGCACCAGAAAGCCGGCTACGGGGCCAACGTCATGGTGGCCTGGTTCGTGCCCGAGGAAGACGTGGACCGGGTGGGGGCCATCATGGCCAAGCGGCAGGAGATCAGCCACTGTTACCACCGCGTGACCTGCCTGGATTGGCCGTACAACCTCTACACCATGATCCACGGCCGTTCCCCCGAAGACTGCCAGGCCGTGGTGGCCGCCGTCTCGGCCGAAACGGGCCTGGACGACTACGCCATGCTTTTCAGCCTCAAGGAACTCAAGAAAGTGAGCATGCGCTACTTTTAG
- a CDS encoding HD-GYP domain-containing protein, producing MTGKPAPTAPPSPVDDAIPAQELKSYAPIKTAYLRPWGTGKFSLYVRKGQGLVLFATRGGAFTQDQLRRLRASNIENVYIHRGELRHYENYLRDNLGELLLDESIPVADRAEAWHASASQQVRGVLEEKLPHSISRARFDQVGKLVRQSIGFLQSPGAMQNLAPLISKGYQDYQHGLASMVLTSIMLMDHKGMTEDLLVKVGVGALLHDIGKTGLPTGLMDRRPDSWTPEEEALFKSHPAMGVGLLVGLPLPTETLHCILFHHEQEDGKGFPAGLPAAGIPFFVKALAVCNTYDALTRACVWRPAYPPFEALRKMEAKKETFDRAMFKRLIMILADADMLGKGNDAAKDGELPPEAAGSQE from the coding sequence ATGACCGGCAAACCCGCGCCAACCGCGCCGCCGTCCCCGGTCGATGACGCCATCCCGGCCCAGGAACTCAAGTCCTACGCGCCCATCAAGACCGCCTACCTGCGCCCCTGGGGCACGGGGAAATTCTCCCTCTACGTCCGCAAGGGCCAGGGCCTGGTGCTGTTCGCCACCCGGGGCGGAGCCTTCACCCAGGACCAACTGCGCCGGCTGCGGGCCAGCAACATTGAGAACGTCTATATCCACCGGGGCGAACTGCGCCATTACGAAAACTACCTGCGCGACAACCTGGGCGAGCTGCTCCTCGACGAGTCCATTCCCGTGGCCGACCGGGCCGAAGCCTGGCACGCCAGCGCCAGCCAGCAGGTGCGCGGCGTGCTGGAAGAAAAGCTGCCCCACTCCATCAGCCGCGCCCGGTTCGACCAGGTGGGCAAGCTCGTGCGCCAGTCCATCGGCTTCCTGCAAAGCCCCGGGGCCATGCAGAACCTCGCGCCGCTCATCAGCAAGGGCTACCAGGACTACCAGCACGGCCTGGCCTCCATGGTGCTCACCTCCATCATGCTCATGGACCACAAGGGCATGACCGAGGACTTGCTGGTCAAGGTCGGCGTCGGGGCGCTGTTGCACGACATCGGCAAGACCGGCCTGCCCACGGGACTCATGGACCGCCGCCCTGACAGCTGGACGCCCGAGGAAGAAGCGCTGTTCAAATCCCACCCGGCCATGGGCGTGGGGCTGCTGGTGGGCCTGCCCCTGCCCACGGAAACACTGCACTGCATCCTGTTCCACCACGAACAGGAGGACGGCAAGGGCTTCCCGGCCGGCCTGCCGGCGGCCGGCATCCCGTTTTTCGTCAAGGCGCTGGCCGTGTGCAACACCTACGACGCCCTGACCCGGGCCTGCGTCTGGCGGCCGGCCTACCCGCCCTTCGAGGCCCTGCGCAAGATGGAAGCCAAGAAGGAAACCTTCGATCGGGCCATGTTCAAACGGCTCATCATGATCCTGGCCGACGCCGATATGCTCGGCAAAGGCAACGACGCGGCCAAGGACGGCGAACTGCCGCC
- a CDS encoding NAD(P)H-dependent glycerol-3-phosphate dehydrogenase: MKIAVIGGGSWGTTLADLAAKKGLDARLWVREQAVMNEIRSSRENSWYLPGRKLSDQLEVSTDPAAVAEGVSHFVFAVPCQFIRAAYQRFIKYLPKNAVVICASKGIELDTLMTMSQVCQDALASIKPRFAMLSGPSFAYEVIREMPTAVTLACKDKKAAKDVQEALSTPYFRIYTTTDVRGVELGGAIKNIVAIAAGVADGLGFGGDARAALITRGLHEMSRLGKAMGGDRQTFMGLSGMGDLVLTCTGDLSRNRQVGLRLAKGQKLLDILADMKMVAEGVKTAEAVHALGQKLGVEMPITEQVYAILYKDKDPSKAVYELMTRDLKDE; this comes from the coding sequence ATGAAGATCGCGGTGATAGGCGGCGGCAGCTGGGGCACGACCCTGGCCGATCTGGCGGCGAAAAAGGGTCTGGACGCCCGTTTGTGGGTGCGCGAACAGGCGGTCATGAACGAGATCCGCTCCAGCCGGGAAAACTCCTGGTACCTGCCCGGCCGCAAACTTTCGGACCAGCTTGAGGTCAGCACCGACCCGGCCGCCGTGGCCGAGGGAGTCTCCCACTTCGTCTTTGCCGTGCCCTGCCAGTTCATTCGGGCTGCCTACCAGCGGTTCATCAAATACCTGCCCAAAAACGCGGTGGTCATCTGCGCCAGCAAGGGCATCGAGCTCGACACGCTCATGACCATGTCCCAGGTCTGCCAGGACGCCCTGGCGTCCATCAAGCCGCGTTTCGCCATGCTCTCCGGCCCGTCCTTCGCCTATGAGGTCATCCGCGAGATGCCCACGGCCGTGACCCTGGCCTGCAAGGACAAAAAAGCGGCCAAGGACGTGCAGGAAGCCCTGTCCACGCCCTATTTCCGCATCTACACCACCACCGACGTGCGCGGGGTGGAGCTGGGCGGGGCGATCAAGAACATCGTGGCCATCGCCGCCGGCGTGGCCGACGGCCTGGGATTCGGCGGCGACGCCCGGGCAGCGCTCATCACCCGGGGGCTTCACGAGATGAGCCGGCTGGGCAAGGCCATGGGCGGCGACCGCCAGACCTTCATGGGACTGTCCGGCATGGGCGATCTGGTGCTGACCTGCACCGGCGACCTGTCGCGCAACCGGCAGGTGGGCCTGCGCCTGGCCAAGGGCCAAAAGCTCCTGGACATCCTGGCCGACATGAAGATGGTGGCCGAGGGTGTGAAGACCGCCGAGGCCGTCCATGCCCTGGGCCAGAAGCTCGGCGTGGAAATGCCCATCACCGAACAGGTCTACGCCATCCTCTACAAGGACAAGGACCCGTCCAAGGCCGTTTACGAACTCATGACCCGCGACCTCAAGGACGAATAG
- a CDS encoding enoyl-CoA hydratase/isomerase family protein, whose protein sequence is MEATTSLVTDNEFFSAERRDRVLVVRGKPHFTRHAGDLKKIDAFFDHLEIIARTDEVGVVAFIGSPEKSGGDDTLEFFETLIGSRREDYLLQRLLNLVNNYALTMAGLNKLTINADSGRISLFHLSMSLACDYRIVAEGTVFENTFVELGTLPKGGCGYFLSRLLGGGKAAEVLTWPRFSAEEALTLGIVDRIVPRDKLEQTALDMADHYQEEQVAAMLAVRRLLKSDVNELRRSLETEDMLLLNRVNSPAFRKVLEARAAARGR, encoded by the coding sequence ATGGAAGCCACGACCAGCCTTGTCACGGACAACGAGTTTTTTTCCGCCGAGCGCCGCGACCGTGTTCTTGTCGTGCGCGGCAAGCCGCACTTCACCCGCCATGCCGGGGATCTCAAAAAGATCGACGCCTTTTTCGACCACCTGGAAATCATCGCCCGCACCGACGAGGTCGGGGTGGTGGCCTTTATCGGGTCGCCGGAAAAATCCGGCGGCGACGACACCCTGGAATTCTTCGAAACCCTGATCGGCTCGCGCCGGGAAGACTACCTGCTCCAGCGCCTGCTCAACCTCGTCAACAACTATGCCCTGACCATGGCCGGCCTCAACAAGCTCACCATAAACGCCGACAGCGGCCGCATCTCGCTTTTCCATTTGAGTATGTCCCTGGCCTGCGACTACCGCATCGTGGCCGAGGGCACGGTGTTCGAAAACACCTTCGTGGAACTCGGAACCCTGCCCAAGGGCGGTTGCGGCTATTTCCTGTCGCGCTTGCTTGGCGGCGGCAAGGCGGCCGAGGTGCTCACCTGGCCACGGTTCTCGGCCGAAGAGGCCCTGACGCTGGGCATCGTGGACCGCATCGTGCCGCGGGACAAGCTGGAGCAAACGGCCCTGGACATGGCCGACCACTACCAGGAAGAACAGGTGGCAGCCATGCTGGCCGTGCGCCGGCTGCTCAAAAGCGACGTCAACGAACTGCGCCGCTCCCTGGAGACAGAAGACATGCTGCTTTTAAACCGCGTCAACTCTCCGGCCTTCCGCAAAGTCCTGGAAGCCCGCGCCGCTGCGCGCGGGCGATAA
- a CDS encoding bifunctional acetate--CoA ligase family protein/GNAT family N-acetyltransferase codes for MSARSLDALFRPNSVAVVGASADPAHVGAVVMRNLLGGKFLGPVMPVAPDLAEIDGVTCYRSVETLPLTPDLAVICTGPESVPETLRELGRRGVGAAVALPPGYAKLEPAAKRDLQQRMIEAAAPSGIRILGPSGMGLLVPGIGLNCSLANRDARPGRMAFISQSASLFTAVLDWAHTKGVGFSHILSLGDRVDLKYADILDYMASDPNTRSILLYVESVTDARSFMSASRAAARNKPLLVVKPGRKLWTLFPPGPDEGRDEVYDEAFRRAGMLRVGEIDTLFDAAETLARARPLSGDHLSILTNGGSVGVMAADALLDGGGRLAPFDAEADAALSPLLGPNWSRKGVVDMGVDAAPSLYADALRALLRIPGGSAVLVVHVPFPGVSPEATAKAVAEVAAKTSRTVLACFMGYDPAGGDALKILNNAGVPAYATPDQAVSAFVQLARYRKNQELLMEMPASLPEAFAPDPEAARAVVERAFAEGRLTLTDPEAKEVLGYYGVRAVASQLTEDIDDAVAAADALGYPVAVKIVSPDIPKPFDVGGIVLDVTGPEAVREAAQAARRRALEHVPQARIEGYVIQEMGRRTAAHEVTIQARVDAVFGPYVVFGQGGLAARVTRDKAVALTPLNMSLAKDLVGRTRVSAALAGVGGQPPADLGALYLTLNQISQCVADLERVAAIDLNPVLAHQGGVTVIGAAIRLSPEENPNPHRLAIRPYPRELEEKAVLRNGREVLLRPIRPEDEPAHFEFFKHLSPEDLRYRFFGVVTTLSHAEMAKLTQIDYEREMAFIATAPGQGGKPETLGVVRASTRPDNATAEFAVIVRSDQKGAGLGRTLMEKIIRYCRGRGTKEITGQALMENGGMQGLAEKLGFSVVRNYDDEVVEMRLPLQETADGEGGLP; via the coding sequence TTGAGCGCCCGAAGCCTGGACGCCTTGTTCCGTCCCAACTCCGTGGCCGTGGTCGGCGCATCGGCCGACCCCGCCCATGTGGGCGCGGTGGTGATGCGAAACCTGCTTGGCGGCAAGTTTCTCGGCCCGGTCATGCCCGTAGCCCCGGACCTGGCCGAGATCGACGGCGTGACCTGCTACCGCTCCGTCGAGACCCTGCCGCTGACCCCGGATCTGGCCGTCATCTGCACCGGACCGGAGTCCGTGCCCGAGACCCTGCGCGAACTCGGCCGGCGCGGCGTGGGCGCGGCCGTGGCCTTGCCCCCGGGCTATGCCAAGCTCGAACCGGCCGCCAAGCGCGATTTGCAGCAGCGCATGATCGAAGCGGCCGCGCCGTCGGGCATCCGCATCCTCGGGCCTTCGGGCATGGGCCTGCTCGTTCCCGGCATCGGGCTCAATTGCTCCCTGGCCAACCGCGACGCGCGTCCAGGCCGCATGGCCTTTATTTCCCAGTCCGCCTCGCTTTTTACCGCCGTCCTCGACTGGGCCCACACCAAGGGCGTCGGGTTTTCCCACATCCTGTCCCTGGGCGACCGGGTGGACCTCAAGTACGCCGACATCCTCGACTACATGGCCTCGGACCCCAATACGCGCTCGATTCTGCTCTACGTCGAGTCCGTCACCGACGCCCGGTCGTTTATGAGCGCTTCCCGGGCCGCCGCCCGCAACAAGCCGCTTCTGGTCGTCAAACCCGGGCGCAAGCTGTGGACGCTTTTTCCGCCGGGGCCGGACGAAGGGCGCGATGAGGTCTACGATGAGGCCTTCCGCCGGGCCGGCATGTTGCGGGTGGGGGAGATCGACACGCTTTTCGACGCCGCCGAAACCCTGGCCCGAGCCAGGCCGCTTAGCGGCGACCATCTTTCCATCCTCACCAACGGCGGTTCGGTGGGCGTCATGGCCGCTGACGCGCTCTTGGACGGCGGCGGGCGGCTGGCCCCCTTCGACGCCGAGGCCGACGCCGCGCTCTCGCCGCTTTTAGGCCCCAACTGGTCGCGCAAGGGCGTGGTGGACATGGGCGTGGACGCCGCGCCAAGCCTCTATGCCGATGCCTTACGGGCGCTTTTGCGCATTCCCGGCGGCAGCGCCGTGCTGGTCGTCCATGTGCCCTTTCCCGGGGTGTCGCCCGAGGCAACGGCCAAGGCCGTGGCCGAGGTGGCGGCCAAGACCAGCCGCACGGTGCTGGCCTGCTTCATGGGCTACGATCCGGCCGGCGGCGACGCGCTCAAGATTTTAAACAACGCCGGCGTGCCGGCCTACGCCACGCCGGACCAGGCCGTGTCGGCCTTCGTGCAGCTGGCCCGCTACCGCAAAAATCAGGAACTCCTCATGGAGATGCCGGCCAGCCTCCCGGAAGCCTTCGCCCCGGACCCCGAGGCGGCCCGGGCCGTGGTGGAGCGGGCCTTTGCCGAAGGCCGGCTGACGCTGACCGACCCCGAAGCCAAGGAAGTGCTCGGCTATTACGGCGTGCGGGCCGTGGCCTCCCAGCTTACCGAAGACATCGACGACGCCGTGGCCGCCGCCGACGCCCTGGGCTATCCCGTGGCCGTCAAGATCGTGTCGCCGGACATCCCCAAACCCTTTGACGTCGGCGGCATCGTCCTCGACGTCACCGGCCCCGAGGCCGTGCGCGAGGCGGCCCAGGCCGCCCGCCGCCGCGCCTTGGAGCATGTGCCGCAGGCCCGCATCGAAGGCTACGTCATCCAAGAGATGGGCCGACGCACGGCCGCCCACGAAGTCACCATCCAGGCCCGGGTCGATGCGGTTTTCGGCCCCTACGTCGTCTTCGGCCAGGGCGGGCTGGCCGCCCGGGTCACCCGGGACAAGGCCGTGGCGCTCACGCCGCTGAACATGTCCCTGGCCAAGGACCTCGTCGGCCGCACCCGGGTCTCGGCCGCCCTGGCCGGCGTCGGCGGCCAGCCGCCGGCGGACCTCGGCGCGCTCTACCTGACGCTCAACCAGATTTCCCAGTGCGTGGCCGACCTCGAACGGGTGGCCGCCATCGACCTCAACCCCGTCCTGGCCCACCAGGGCGGCGTCACGGTCATCGGCGCGGCCATCCGGCTCTCGCCCGAGGAAAACCCCAATCCCCACCGCCTGGCCATCCGGCCCTATCCGCGCGAACTGGAAGAGAAGGCGGTCCTGCGAAACGGCCGCGAGGTGCTCCTGCGCCCCATCCGGCCCGAGGACGAACCGGCCCATTTTGAATTTTTCAAGCACCTGTCTCCCGAAGACCTGCGCTACCGGTTCTTCGGCGTGGTGACCACCCTGTCCCACGCCGAAATGGCCAAGCTCACCCAGATCGATTACGAGCGCGAAATGGCCTTCATCGCCACCGCCCCGGGCCAAGGCGGCAAGCCCGAGACCCTGGGCGTGGTGCGCGCCTCCACCCGGCCCGACAACGCCACGGCGGAATTCGCCGTCATCGTGCGCTCGGACCAGAAAGGGGCCGGCCTTGGCCGCACCCTCATGGAAAAGATCATCCGCTACTGCCGGGGCCGGGGCACGAAAGAAATCACCGGCCAGGCGCTCATGGAAAATGGCGGGATGCAAGGGCTGGCCGAAAAGCTCGGTTTTTCCGTGGTCCGCAACTATGACGACGAGGTCGTGGAAATGCGTCTGCCCCTGCAGGAAACCGCCGACGGCGAAGGCGGCCTGCCATGA
- a CDS encoding 7TM diverse intracellular signaling domain-containing protein, whose protein sequence is MPDKPSRTAMPAALTAKTPRPARRVRVPTTICALVAALWLSCLVALAGSAQTPQPPTIAAVSVLDGPGADVDLAAALALEREGRFRPLPEGRYAAPGDNVFWLRLGLDAPQGTQADAYAVDLNWPYFRLQQWFLPERPGANRLLPGEWNLYLPDTYALPALPPGSTTLYVRLAGYGAVNVNPDVLTAAQAKKLLDARPWTLGLFFGLMGAMLVYNLFLYLSLRDPSYALYVTNTALLIVYYACSSGLAAELIPTPTGEDHAFFLNCFEISSSLLFANMGLFTRSFLLTRTESPRLDRLLRLQIGLALAATVAFAVTGPEASEFIGPPMGLLTSSILSIAAVTRLVQGFRPAVPFTFGWGFFVLCGALHSLT, encoded by the coding sequence GTGCCGGACAAGCCCTCCCGCACGGCCATGCCGGCAGCGCTGACCGCCAAGACGCCCCGCCCCGCCCGCCGGGTCCGTGTTCCGACAACAATCTGCGCCCTTGTCGCGGCGTTGTGGCTTTCCTGCCTCGTCGCCCTGGCCGGATCGGCCCAGACGCCCCAGCCGCCGACCATCGCCGCCGTGTCCGTGCTGGACGGCCCCGGGGCCGACGTCGATCTGGCCGCCGCCCTGGCCCTGGAACGGGAAGGCCGATTCCGCCCCCTGCCCGAGGGGCGCTACGCCGCCCCGGGCGACAACGTTTTCTGGCTGCGCCTGGGCCTGGACGCGCCCCAGGGGACGCAGGCCGACGCCTACGCCGTGGACCTCAACTGGCCGTATTTCCGCTTGCAGCAATGGTTCCTGCCCGAGCGTCCCGGGGCGAACCGCCTCCTGCCCGGCGAGTGGAACCTCTATCTGCCAGACACGTATGCCCTGCCGGCCCTGCCGCCCGGTTCCACGACGCTCTACGTCCGGCTGGCCGGCTACGGCGCGGTCAACGTCAACCCGGACGTGCTCACGGCCGCCCAAGCCAAAAAACTTCTCGACGCCCGGCCCTGGACACTGGGCCTTTTCTTCGGGCTCATGGGCGCGATGCTCGTCTACAACCTGTTTCTTTACCTGTCGCTGCGCGACCCGAGCTACGCCCTCTACGTCACCAACACGGCGCTGCTTATCGTGTACTACGCCTGCTCCTCTGGCTTGGCGGCCGAACTTATTCCCACGCCGACAGGCGAGGACCATGCCTTTTTTCTCAACTGCTTCGAAATCTCCAGTTCGCTCCTTTTTGCCAACATGGGGCTTTTCACCCGTTCCTTCCTGCTGACCAGGACCGAAAGCCCACGCCTGGACCGGTTGCTGCGGCTGCAAATCGGCCTGGCCCTGGCGGCCACGGTCGCTTTTGCCGTCACCGGCCCCGAAGCCAGCGAATTCATCGGCCCGCCCATGGGTCTGCTCACCTCCTCCATCCTGTCCATTGCCGCCGTGACGCGCCTTGTCCAAGGCTTCCGGCCGGCCGTTCCATTCACTTTCGGCTGGGGCTTTTTCGTGCTGTGCGGGGCGCTGCATTCCCTGACCTAG
- a CDS encoding PAS domain-containing sensor histidine kinase yields the protein MVTATPASIHAILAATAAEALIMSLALAYRVKLLREQAASAETERRRLAEENARSESARDELARKNALLAMILDDQRFGIGMVRGERFSFANRRLAQQLDRDDLNGLTLAEVPQARPLLDGIAQAAADHEAETEAVIEDSGRSRTLRTVSRRLDPARPERGTVFLVEDVSEAKRLEQLKNDINQVMRHDLKSPLATVASALEALELAGPLNVQQRGLIAMLERAVAAMTARINLSLHLYRLESGTLGLTPQPLSLATLLADAREELAPYLTAGREWRIAYEAPAETFIVLGERAMFTAMLVNLLKNALEAADEAGSVVVTVADPPSPRLVIDNPGEAPPHIRARLFEKHVTAGKARGTGLGAYSARLIARAFGGDVVADTTIPGRTVVTVTLRAPQDA from the coding sequence GTGGTGACGGCCACCCCGGCCAGCATTCATGCGATACTGGCCGCTACGGCGGCGGAAGCCCTCATCATGTCCCTGGCCCTGGCCTACCGGGTCAAACTCCTGCGGGAACAGGCGGCCAGCGCCGAAACGGAGCGCCGCCGGCTGGCCGAGGAAAACGCCCGTAGCGAAAGCGCCCGGGACGAGCTGGCCCGAAAAAACGCCCTGCTAGCCATGATCCTCGACGACCAGCGCTTCGGCATCGGCATGGTGCGCGGCGAACGATTCAGTTTCGCCAACCGCCGGCTGGCCCAGCAGCTCGACCGGGACGACCTCAACGGCCTGACCCTGGCCGAGGTTCCCCAGGCCCGGCCGCTCTTGGACGGCATTGCCCAGGCCGCCGCCGACCACGAAGCCGAAACCGAGGCCGTCATCGAAGACAGCGGACGCAGCCGCACCCTGCGAACCGTGAGCCGTCGGCTCGACCCTGCCCGCCCGGAACGCGGCACGGTTTTTCTCGTGGAGGACGTCAGCGAGGCCAAACGGCTCGAGCAGCTTAAAAACGACATCAACCAAGTCATGCGCCACGACCTCAAAAGCCCGCTGGCCACGGTGGCCAGCGCCCTGGAAGCCCTGGAGCTGGCCGGCCCGCTGAACGTTCAGCAGCGCGGACTGATCGCCATGCTGGAGCGGGCCGTGGCGGCCATGACCGCGCGCATCAACCTGTCGCTGCACCTCTACCGACTGGAATCCGGCACCCTCGGGTTGACCCCGCAACCGTTGTCCCTGGCCACGCTCCTGGCCGACGCCCGGGAGGAACTGGCCCCGTATCTGACGGCCGGCCGGGAGTGGCGCATCGCCTACGAGGCCCCGGCCGAGACGTTCATCGTCCTGGGCGAACGGGCCATGTTCACGGCCATGCTGGTCAATCTGCTCAAAAACGCCCTGGAAGCGGCCGATGAGGCCGGCTCCGTGGTGGTGACCGTGGCCGATCCGCCCTCGCCGCGCCTGGTCATCGACAATCCCGGGGAAGCGCCGCCGCACATCCGCGCCCGGCTGTTCGAGAAGCACGTGACGGCCGGCAAGGCGCGGGGCACGGGCCTGGGGGCCTACAGCGCCCGGCTCATTGCCCGGGCCTTTGGCGGCGACGTGGTCGCGGACACGACCATCCCCGGCCGCACCGTGGTCACCGTGACGCTGCGCGCGCCGCAAGACGCCTAG